A genome region from Maridesulfovibrio salexigens DSM 2638 includes the following:
- a CDS encoding alpha-2-macroglobulin family protein, translating to MDRGPTPFKDKKNIIIALLLMICIIQAAGLLKAKHESVSARIDSGDGVKVTDVSLDSQGYSQLLLAFDMPIGPETPSYALKKIPATISPEVKGEWRWINPYALRFTADPAFKGDTRFTIELKPENFLLKGQVLAGEKTFTVQTGSFGVKEIGLQTEPVAGQGRKVRIEGHINFSNYVTPENTLKNISLTGPEGKEIPLSITTNYDDYYQRFVSLPVEKEVDPKTYVLKISKDLPDGRGAMVLGKDYEKKIEVVFDPVLTYSGYKASSSLNGARVELGFSSPVIPAQGLEMLSINPAINVSAAASGKKLILSGSFKPGKKYSVTLKKGLTAADGALLEKSINENIVIPDIEPSADFSSAGMFLSESGYKTLGIETVNTRDVSITVDRVFPNNFFSLFTHYGYMAFDPNTYGGGISAALGNRIFSGKVKTSGKKNMKTTTPLSVKSFIAEGGKGLYRIGAMVPGKGMGVQRWVMVTDLGVVAKQGDEETLFWISSLSDLKPVVDAKVQLISNRNQIMGSGTTNSRGILVFKKKDLRKDLGRPYMAVVTRKNDMTFMLMDRFATDRSGLDIAGQRLSPKGLTAYTYGERNLYRPGETVKGVAVVRDRTLKPPKKMPVVLVYSDQRGRELFRRTVHTDNQGMIEFKRDIPDYSPTGQFNIKLLAGKERIGNFRYSVEDFMPDRISAEILTSKPASVGQKLNFEVEGRYLFGPPAEDLPVSARVMLEPADFTPEGYENYRFNTDKSSFKPREILKTDAKLDESGKFSFSTDIPATLKSDSAIQARMTARVSETGGRGVTASKIDPVLISKFYPGLKKLTKQGYEQGESVKLDYVTLTPNGVKTAAGKLLMKLYRDRWQTIVRATPSGSYKYVTERDPQLLETREISAKDATGSFKVTPPEFGSYRVILSDPESGVSAQADFFCGGWGYSPWALENPARLEIIPTRKGDYKPGEMAEYQIRTPFAGRMMVAIEDNSIRWTKELEVEGNTATIKAPVQKGISTNAYVTATLIRSVNKLEAGSSARAVGAVPLFVDRESNRLGIDITCPKTTRPERTVTLQVQTKPGAKLTIAAVDEGILRLSGQKTPSPFDYFYAKRALGVRWSDTFGLLMPDAGPINKALAGGGMELAMMKQFAGSSAIRRVKPVTFWSGIITADKNGKAEFNAKIPEFSGALRVMAVVSDGRKFGSTSKIMTVRSPLMVTPTLPRFLAPDEIFDIPVSVRNDTPEDGTFNIAVKTSGAMSNEMGLEGFTVPHGRQKTAFFKTQTGADLGPTSFKFSAEGNEEKAGTSIDLNIRAALPVQRSSESGFIKDKSTDLPAKLEGMRVGTAERTLIIGNQPMLRLAGKLDYLLHYPYGCAEQTVSQAFPLLKFPELARELSPQSFEKESPQYMVQSALSRLSMMQTSDGGFAMWPGAHRSEPWVSVYVLHFLQQVAISGYQVDSMLLNRAKRFVANNYADTIREGYSYRLPCYAQYVLARSGKVMHGPMNYLRENKAADMDKLSLTLLAGAFAASGDMAAYRELISAKPAPVKGKDKDQLFSSEVRDIALELLVRMEADRKDDAIPQLANKLYNLMADNGRNVTQDNSLGFLALGSFYGQTKSVPHPSGKIMSGDKELAAFETNGTAQVTVKGDEPLSIMLDAAPEGGSFVWAINSRAVPTIESWKPYSNGLDIKREFLTRDGEPLDLGDIKQGQLVAMRTVVTSTAKPVSNAVISCLLPSGLEPENTKLATREDLPWITKGNVQPDHVDIRDDRVLVFSSIPAKGKVENVTLLRAVTRGEFKVPPVQVEGMYDPEKSAATALGKMIIK from the coding sequence ATGGACAGAGGACCAACCCCGTTCAAAGATAAAAAGAATATCATCATCGCCCTGCTCCTCATGATCTGCATCATTCAGGCAGCGGGACTGCTTAAAGCAAAGCATGAATCTGTATCCGCCAGAATTGATTCCGGAGATGGGGTAAAAGTAACTGACGTAAGTCTCGACAGTCAGGGATATTCGCAATTGCTGCTCGCTTTTGACATGCCCATCGGACCGGAAACACCCTCCTATGCACTGAAAAAAATCCCGGCCACAATCTCCCCGGAAGTAAAAGGTGAATGGCGCTGGATTAACCCCTATGCGCTGCGCTTTACCGCCGATCCTGCTTTTAAGGGAGACACTCGTTTTACCATCGAACTTAAGCCGGAAAATTTCCTGCTAAAAGGTCAGGTTCTAGCCGGGGAAAAAACATTCACCGTGCAGACCGGAAGTTTCGGGGTCAAAGAGATCGGACTGCAAACCGAACCTGTTGCTGGTCAGGGACGCAAAGTGCGTATTGAAGGTCATATCAATTTCAGCAACTACGTAACTCCCGAAAATACACTGAAAAACATTTCTCTGACCGGACCGGAAGGCAAAGAAATTCCCTTAAGCATCACCACCAATTACGATGATTACTATCAACGCTTTGTCAGCTTGCCTGTTGAAAAAGAAGTTGATCCCAAGACATATGTATTAAAAATCAGCAAAGACCTGCCCGATGGACGCGGAGCTATGGTACTGGGCAAGGATTATGAAAAGAAAATCGAAGTAGTTTTCGATCCGGTGCTCACCTATTCCGGGTACAAAGCATCAAGCTCCCTTAACGGTGCAAGAGTGGAACTGGGATTTTCCAGTCCTGTGATTCCGGCCCAGGGTCTTGAAATGCTGAGCATCAATCCCGCCATTAATGTTTCTGCTGCCGCATCCGGTAAAAAGCTGATTCTTTCCGGCTCCTTCAAACCTGGTAAGAAATACTCCGTCACCCTAAAAAAAGGACTGACCGCAGCCGACGGAGCCCTGCTTGAAAAATCAATCAATGAAAACATCGTTATCCCGGATATTGAACCGAGCGCCGATTTCTCATCCGCCGGTATGTTTCTTTCCGAATCAGGGTACAAAACACTTGGCATTGAGACTGTAAACACCCGCGATGTAAGTATCACTGTTGACCGAGTATTCCCAAACAACTTTTTTTCTCTCTTCACCCATTACGGCTATATGGCCTTTGATCCCAACACATATGGCGGTGGAATCTCCGCAGCTTTGGGCAATCGCATTTTCTCAGGTAAAGTTAAGACTTCCGGCAAAAAGAACATGAAAACAACCACTCCCCTGTCTGTGAAAAGCTTCATTGCCGAGGGAGGTAAAGGACTTTACCGCATCGGAGCAATGGTTCCGGGTAAGGGAATGGGCGTTCAACGCTGGGTCATGGTCACCGATCTCGGTGTAGTCGCGAAGCAAGGGGATGAAGAAACCCTGTTCTGGATTTCTTCGCTTTCAGACCTCAAGCCCGTTGTTGATGCTAAAGTACAGTTAATCAGCAACCGCAACCAGATCATGGGTTCGGGAACCACCAACTCCCGGGGGATACTGGTATTCAAGAAAAAGGACCTACGTAAGGACCTCGGCCGTCCATACATGGCTGTGGTAACACGCAAGAACGACATGACTTTTATGCTCATGGACCGTTTCGCCACCGATCGCTCCGGACTGGATATTGCCGGACAGCGGCTTTCTCCCAAAGGACTGACCGCCTATACCTACGGTGAACGCAATCTTTACCGTCCCGGCGAAACCGTTAAAGGCGTGGCTGTGGTCCGTGACCGCACCCTTAAGCCGCCAAAGAAAATGCCCGTGGTCTTGGTCTATTCCGACCAGCGCGGACGTGAACTTTTCCGCCGCACCGTCCATACTGACAATCAAGGCATGATTGAATTTAAACGAGACATTCCGGACTACTCACCCACCGGACAGTTCAACATCAAGCTGCTGGCAGGTAAGGAACGTATCGGTAACTTCCGCTATTCAGTGGAAGACTTCATGCCGGACCGCATCAGCGCGGAAATCCTCACTTCCAAGCCAGCTTCGGTTGGACAGAAACTTAATTTTGAAGTTGAAGGACGATACTTATTCGGTCCCCCGGCAGAAGACCTTCCGGTGTCTGCAAGGGTGATGCTTGAGCCTGCCGACTTCACTCCCGAAGGCTATGAGAACTACCGCTTCAACACCGATAAAAGTTCTTTCAAGCCCCGTGAAATTCTAAAAACTGACGCAAAACTGGATGAATCAGGCAAATTCTCATTCAGCACAGACATCCCGGCAACCCTCAAGTCAGACTCCGCCATTCAGGCAAGGATGACTGCACGGGTAAGCGAAACCGGAGGACGTGGAGTCACTGCTTCGAAAATCGATCCGGTGCTTATCTCAAAGTTCTACCCCGGCCTGAAAAAACTGACCAAGCAGGGCTATGAACAGGGGGAATCCGTAAAACTTGATTACGTAACCCTGACCCCGAACGGAGTAAAGACCGCAGCCGGAAAACTGCTTATGAAGCTTTACCGCGACCGCTGGCAGACCATTGTCCGCGCCACTCCGTCCGGTTCATATAAATACGTTACCGAGCGTGACCCGCAGTTGCTGGAAACCCGCGAGATTTCCGCAAAGGATGCTACCGGTTCCTTCAAGGTCACCCCGCCGGAATTCGGCAGCTATCGGGTAATTCTCAGCGATCCCGAATCCGGGGTTTCCGCACAGGCTGATTTCTTTTGCGGTGGCTGGGGTTATTCCCCTTGGGCTTTGGAGAATCCGGCCCGTCTGGAAATCATCCCCACCCGCAAAGGTGATTACAAACCCGGCGAAATGGCAGAATACCAAATCCGTACTCCCTTTGCAGGACGTATGATGGTTGCCATCGAAGACAACTCCATCCGCTGGACCAAAGAGCTTGAAGTGGAAGGCAACACTGCTACCATCAAGGCTCCGGTACAAAAGGGTATAAGCACCAATGCATACGTAACTGCAACCCTGATCCGCTCAGTAAACAAGCTTGAAGCGGGTTCCAGTGCGCGGGCAGTAGGCGCGGTTCCCTTGTTTGTGGACCGTGAAAGCAACAGGCTCGGCATTGATATAACCTGCCCCAAGACTACCCGTCCCGAACGGACAGTGACCTTGCAGGTCCAGACCAAGCCCGGAGCAAAGCTGACCATCGCAGCTGTGGATGAAGGCATCTTGCGCCTTTCCGGTCAAAAGACTCCAAGTCCATTTGACTACTTCTATGCCAAACGCGCTCTCGGTGTACGCTGGTCCGACACCTTCGGACTGCTCATGCCCGATGCAGGCCCCATCAATAAGGCGCTTGCAGGCGGTGGCATGGAACTGGCCATGATGAAACAGTTTGCAGGAAGCTCTGCCATCCGCAGAGTCAAGCCGGTTACCTTCTGGTCCGGCATCATCACTGCTGACAAAAACGGCAAGGCCGAATTCAATGCCAAAATCCCTGAGTTCAGCGGAGCCCTGCGCGTTATGGCTGTAGTCAGTGACGGCAGGAAATTCGGTTCCACCTCGAAAATCATGACCGTGCGTTCACCGCTCATGGTCACCCCGACCCTGCCCCGTTTTCTGGCCCCGGATGAAATATTCGACATCCCGGTCAGTGTCCGCAACGACACCCCGGAAGACGGCACTTTCAATATTGCTGTTAAAACCAGCGGTGCTATGAGCAATGAAATGGGACTGGAAGGATTCACCGTACCACACGGCAGGCAGAAGACCGCTTTCTTCAAAACCCAGACCGGAGCGGACCTCGGTCCGACAAGCTTCAAGTTCTCCGCTGAGGGTAACGAAGAAAAAGCCGGTACCTCCATCGATCTGAACATACGCGCGGCCCTGCCTGTGCAGCGTTCATCCGAGTCCGGTTTCATCAAAGACAAATCAACCGACCTTCCGGCAAAGCTTGAAGGTATGCGTGTCGGCACTGCTGAAAGAACACTCATAATCGGCAACCAGCCCATGCTGCGCCTTGCCGGAAAGCTCGACTACCTGCTCCACTATCCCTACGGATGTGCAGAGCAGACTGTATCGCAGGCTTTCCCGCTGCTGAAGTTCCCGGAACTTGCCCGCGAACTTTCACCGCAGTCCTTTGAAAAGGAATCCCCGCAATACATGGTTCAGTCCGCTTTGAGCAGACTGTCCATGATGCAGACTTCCGACGGCGGTTTTGCCATGTGGCCCGGCGCGCACCGTTCTGAGCCTTGGGTATCAGTTTACGTGCTGCACTTCCTGCAACAGGTCGCCATTTCCGGCTATCAGGTAGACAGTATGCTCCTTAACAGAGCCAAGCGTTTTGTTGCCAACAACTACGCAGACACTATTCGTGAAGGCTATTCATACCGTCTGCCCTGCTACGCCCAGTATGTGCTGGCCCGTTCCGGCAAGGTAATGCATGGTCCCATGAACTATCTACGCGAAAACAAAGCCGCAGATATGGATAAGCTGTCCCTGACCCTGCTGGCGGGTGCTTTTGCCGCTTCCGGAGACATGGCAGCCTACAGGGAACTCATCTCCGCCAAGCCTGCTCCGGTAAAAGGAAAGGACAAGGATCAGCTCTTCAGCTCCGAAGTCCGCGACATCGCCCTTGAACTCTTGGTGCGTATGGAAGCTGACCGTAAAGATGATGCAATCCCGCAGCTTGCCAACAAACTTTACAATCTCATGGCTGATAACGGTCGCAACGTGACTCAGGATAACAGCCTCGGATTCCTCGCTTTAGGCTCTTTCTACGGTCAGACCAAGTCCGTGCCGCATCCGTCCGGTAAAATCATGAGTGGCGACAAAGAACTCGCTGCTTTTGAAACCAACGGCACCGCGCAGGTCACAGTCAAAGGCGATGAACCGCTTTCCATCATGCTTGATGCAGCCCCCGAAGGAGGTTCCTTCGTCTGGGCTATCAACAGCCGCGCTGTTCCGACCATTGAAAGCTGGAAACCATATTCCAACGGTCTGGATATCAAACGTGAATTCCTGACCCGTGATGGTGAACCGCTCGACTTGGGTGATATCAAGCAAGGCCAGCTTGTAGCTATGCGTACCGTGGTTACTTCCACAGCCAAGCCCGTATCCAATGCAGTCATCAGCTGCCTGTTGCCGTCCGGTCTTGAGCCGGAGAACACCAAGCTTGCCACCCGCGAGGATCTGCCGTGGATTACCAAGGGCAATGTTCAGCCTGATCACGTGGATATCCGCGATGACAGAGTGCTGGTCTTTTCCAGCATACCCGCCAAAGGCAAGGTCGAGAACGTGACCCTGCTGCGCGCCGTGACCCGTGGGGAATTTAAAGTGCCCCCGGTGCAGGTGGAAGGTATGTATGATCCTGAAAAGTCCGCAGCTACCGCATTAGGTAAGATGATTATTAAATAA
- a CDS encoding cache domain-containing protein — MKSIVTILSRSILTLCFSSILVFGGITAYYMVSSYQEELEEAEAEIMGSVQESLKEDVLRIQDYINFSRNAARSTSLTSIKNSILEGHSLAMNIYERYKNTMAEDELKQLIKTTLAAMIYEFDDSYLFIISMDGVLELHTDAPDTVGQNVLNSKTSDSRYILKEMISLAAKRGEGYIDYLWPKPGNPDVPYEKTSYIKLFEPYQWVLGTGNYQDTINKHTQDLVLRRLNKLNANGNEYFAGTLKGTSLLGENQGRNIIELKSSDGIYIVQEFIEKAKSGGGYITYKSPSISSGFKTYKKMSYCASVPGWDWVIGANVNIERLEEKLQQKKVQLWDTLLLHIAAVTSIICLFSLITMFFAGQFKRVLADNFSSFENFFRKGTNSTVKIDRSKIDFTEFDNMAALANNMIDSRESAKSQLLKSEITYREIFNATKDAIAVMDIQKRVFTDVNQTFLDFFGMERTESIGMSPELISFNSPPYDNKYAAELFNKALSGESVHFEWMVKKKTGEPFWTDNLARVATIGGQKRLLIVMRDITERRKMQKIMVQNEKMMSIGGLAAGMAHEINNPLGIIMQVTQNIIRRTSPTLKSNIPVAEKCNIDLDNLRNYMDKRGINEYLRSIQEAGTRAAAIVKSMLEFSRKSNSSKSSGRIEPVIETALSLAANDYDFKKKYDFKTIKIIRDFNSSPMFNFTEMEISQVILNLIKNAAQALIEEKSPHKIPTITIRTSSDENFVRIEIEDNGPGIPHEDLKKIFEPFYSTKGPGVGTGLGLSVSYYIITHNHGGTITADSNPGEGTRFTISLPILT, encoded by the coding sequence ATGAAAAGTATAGTCACCATACTCTCACGCTCCATACTGACTCTGTGCTTCTCGTCGATTCTTGTTTTCGGCGGCATCACTGCATATTATATGGTGTCCAGCTATCAAGAAGAACTTGAGGAAGCGGAAGCGGAAATAATGGGAAGTGTGCAGGAATCCTTGAAGGAAGATGTTTTAAGAATTCAGGACTACATCAATTTCAGTCGTAATGCAGCCAGAAGCACAAGTCTTACCAGTATCAAGAACTCCATTCTGGAAGGACACAGTCTGGCAATGAATATATACGAAAGATACAAAAACACTATGGCCGAAGATGAGCTTAAACAGCTCATCAAAACAACTCTGGCGGCTATGATTTATGAATTTGACGATTCCTACCTTTTCATTATCAGCATGGATGGAGTATTGGAACTGCACACCGATGCACCGGACACTGTAGGACAAAATGTACTGAACTCCAAAACGTCCGACAGCAGATATATCCTCAAGGAGATGATCAGCCTCGCCGCTAAACGCGGTGAAGGTTATATTGATTACCTGTGGCCCAAACCAGGCAACCCCGATGTTCCATACGAAAAAACATCTTATATAAAGCTCTTTGAACCATACCAATGGGTGCTTGGAACCGGTAACTATCAAGACACCATCAACAAGCATACTCAAGACCTTGTTTTAAGACGGCTGAATAAATTAAACGCAAACGGCAATGAGTATTTCGCCGGAACCCTGAAAGGGACCTCTCTTCTGGGCGAAAACCAAGGACGCAACATTATCGAACTTAAAAGTTCAGACGGTATCTATATCGTTCAGGAATTTATTGAAAAAGCAAAATCAGGCGGTGGATATATCACTTACAAAAGCCCTTCAATCTCATCCGGTTTTAAGACATATAAAAAGATGAGCTATTGCGCATCGGTGCCGGGATGGGATTGGGTTATCGGAGCGAATGTAAATATTGAACGTCTGGAAGAAAAACTTCAGCAAAAAAAGGTCCAGCTCTGGGACACCCTGCTACTGCACATAGCTGCTGTAACAAGTATTATCTGCCTTTTTTCCTTAATAACCATGTTCTTTGCGGGACAATTCAAAAGGGTTTTAGCTGATAACTTCAGTTCATTTGAAAACTTTTTCCGCAAAGGAACAAACTCTACCGTTAAAATTGACCGTTCTAAGATCGACTTTACTGAATTCGATAATATGGCTGCACTGGCCAATAATATGATCGACAGCAGAGAGTCCGCTAAGAGCCAACTGCTCAAATCAGAAATAACATACCGCGAAATATTTAATGCCACTAAAGATGCTATTGCTGTCATGGATATCCAGAAAAGGGTCTTCACCGATGTCAATCAGACCTTTCTGGACTTCTTCGGCATGGAGCGAACCGAGTCTATCGGCATGAGCCCAGAATTAATCAGTTTTAACAGCCCCCCATATGACAACAAGTATGCTGCCGAGCTATTCAACAAAGCCTTATCCGGCGAGTCCGTCCACTTTGAATGGATGGTTAAGAAAAAAACAGGAGAACCGTTCTGGACCGATAACCTTGCGCGAGTAGCAACAATCGGCGGTCAGAAAAGACTGCTCATCGTAATGCGCGACATAACTGAACGCAGAAAAATGCAAAAAATCATGGTTCAGAATGAAAAGATGATGTCCATCGGCGGACTGGCTGCAGGCATGGCCCATGAAATCAACAACCCGCTGGGAATCATCATGCAGGTCACCCAGAATATTATACGCCGGACATCGCCTACCCTGAAAAGCAATATTCCTGTTGCAGAAAAATGCAACATTGATCTGGATAACCTGCGAAATTACATGGATAAAAGAGGAATAAACGAGTATCTCCGCAGCATTCAGGAAGCAGGAACCCGCGCTGCAGCCATAGTGAAATCCATGCTGGAATTCAGCCGCAAAAGTAATTCTTCAAAATCTTCCGGTAGAATTGAACCTGTAATCGAAACAGCTCTGTCGCTGGCGGCAAACGACTATGATTTCAAGAAAAAATATGATTTTAAAACGATTAAGATCATCCGCGATTTTAATTCCTCACCAATGTTCAATTTCACGGAGATGGAAATCAGTCAGGTAATCCTCAACCTGATAAAAAATGCGGCTCAGGCTCTTATAGAAGAAAAAAGCCCCCACAAGATACCGACCATAACAATCAGAACATCTTCAGATGAGAACTTTGTGAGGATTGAGATAGAAGATAACGGCCCCGGCATTCCACATGAAGACCTTAAAAAAATTTTCGAGCCATTCTACTCCACGAAAGGACCGGGAGTCGGTACCGGACTGGGTCTTTCAGTATCCTACTACATAATCACCCACAATCATGGAGGAACAATCACTGCTGACTCCAATCCCGGAGAGGGAACCAGATTCACTATCTCATTACCCATATTGACTTAA
- a CDS encoding MFS transporter — protein sequence MPIHNQKLSQNLTRFNIPLLMGAVFAASMGTGVFTFTLPLMNLDEKAGGMWLGSGFAGYFLAKLLIAPLSGSYADTHGSSKPLLISCGLAFLLPLLYLLHPAIETLYAIQFILGLCAGTVRTVSMAAIGASLGGEKLSSRFAVLSAVMNSSFLLGPLLGGLLYIDKDYLPVLGTMSAFMGLAFIIFTLCAKHLPTHTAEHDLTEETSAGPRSFISIMAALFGRGMGIGSLIAFYPVLLKSSLQLSPGSTALLFSIPSLTTVLLLPILGKLLAGFERRLTTSTGMLISALALYIIGSCSTIPGFMFTGILSGIGAAISMPPSMAVCSELGCAKGRALGLANMAANIGFMTGPLFCGLMVSASGQISTPFKLTAIIGAISSLFILYEGMSQKGLKKSGLAIGVLSTLTLLMLVPHSLKQNNTPQTYRYSDVAMGTVVNLTIPGGDNSETKKAAKETVAIMHHLQKDLDHRNKRGSVGRVNHESGKKSVRVSDKAFATIKRGLEISEKSSGSFDITIGAITTTPFYYALDKSRFAGHKDLINYRLLEIDPAENKVFLPRKGMALDLGGLAKGTIIDAAADHLKSSGIKTAMVEAGGDFMVFGDREWTIGIRNPRGKGILGHISVKNSAVCGSGDYYQFITPVSKEDKTRKHHIFDPALLQSSAESIATTTVAPDAETADALATTVFIMGPEKGSEFIEKHFPNCSAMWVLPNMTIVSTKNFPTIKEQK from the coding sequence ATGCCAATTCATAATCAGAAGCTTAGCCAAAACCTAACAAGGTTCAATATTCCCCTGTTAATGGGGGCGGTCTTTGCCGCTTCCATGGGGACCGGAGTTTTCACATTCACCCTGCCCCTGATGAATCTCGATGAAAAAGCGGGAGGCATGTGGCTGGGCAGCGGTTTTGCGGGATACTTCCTTGCGAAACTTTTAATTGCTCCCCTTTCAGGAAGTTACGCCGACACGCACGGCAGTTCCAAGCCCTTACTTATATCCTGCGGGCTGGCTTTCCTGCTTCCATTATTATATCTGCTCCACCCGGCCATAGAAACACTTTACGCCATTCAGTTTATCCTTGGGCTCTGTGCCGGAACAGTACGCACGGTAAGTATGGCCGCCATCGGAGCTTCCTTAGGCGGAGAAAAGCTTTCCTCCCGGTTTGCAGTGCTCTCTGCTGTAATGAACTCTTCTTTCCTGCTCGGCCCGTTGCTGGGCGGCCTATTATATATAGATAAGGATTACCTGCCTGTGCTGGGGACCATGTCCGCTTTCATGGGACTTGCTTTCATAATTTTCACACTCTGCGCCAAGCATCTGCCTACTCATACGGCGGAACACGATTTGACAGAGGAAACATCTGCCGGACCTCGCAGTTTCATAAGCATCATGGCCGCCCTTTTCGGACGGGGAATGGGCATCGGCAGCCTGATTGCCTTTTATCCGGTGCTGCTCAAATCTTCCCTGCAACTAAGTCCCGGCAGTACAGCGTTACTGTTTTCCATTCCAAGCCTGACTACAGTTTTGCTGCTGCCTATCCTTGGAAAGTTGCTGGCCGGATTTGAACGCAGACTAACCACCTCTACCGGGATGCTCATCAGCGCGCTGGCCCTCTATATTATTGGAAGCTGTTCCACAATTCCCGGCTTTATGTTCACCGGAATCCTTTCCGGCATAGGCGCAGCCATCTCCATGCCCCCATCAATGGCTGTCTGCTCCGAGCTCGGCTGCGCAAAAGGCAGAGCCTTGGGACTAGCTAACATGGCAGCAAATATCGGTTTTATGACCGGACCGCTTTTCTGCGGGCTGATGGTCAGTGCCAGCGGTCAAATAAGCACCCCGTTCAAACTGACAGCCATAATCGGAGCCATAAGTTCCCTCTTCATATTATATGAAGGGATGTCACAAAAAGGATTAAAGAAATCCGGACTTGCCATTGGCGTCCTCAGCACACTGACCCTGCTCATGCTAGTTCCGCATAGCCTGAAGCAAAACAACACTCCACAAACCTACCGCTACAGTGATGTAGCCATGGGAACCGTGGTCAACCTGACCATCCCCGGCGGAGACAATTCAGAAACCAAAAAAGCAGCTAAAGAAACCGTAGCCATAATGCATCACCTGCAAAAGGACCTCGACCACCGCAACAAACGGGGATCGGTAGGCAGGGTTAATCATGAATCCGGCAAAAAATCAGTACGAGTATCGGACAAGGCATTTGCAACTATCAAGCGTGGTCTTGAAATCAGTGAAAAATCGAGCGGTAGTTTTGACATAACAATCGGAGCCATTACCACCACCCCGTTCTACTATGCCTTGGATAAAAGCCGCTTTGCAGGCCATAAAGACCTGATTAATTACCGGTTGCTGGAAATTGACCCGGCTGAAAACAAGGTTTTCCTGCCAAGAAAAGGTATGGCCCTTGATCTTGGAGGTCTTGCCAAAGGCACCATCATTGATGCCGCTGCTGATCATCTGAAATCTTCCGGCATCAAGACCGCTATGGTCGAAGCAGGAGGAGACTTCATGGTCTTCGGTGACCGTGAATGGACCATCGGCATCCGCAATCCACGCGGCAAAGGAATCCTCGGACATATCTCGGTAAAAAACAGTGCTGTCTGCGGATCTGGTGATTATTATCAGTTCATCACGCCAGTATCCAAAGAGGATAAAACGCGTAAGCATCACATTTTCGACCCGGCACTGCTGCAATCATCTGCCGAGAGTATCGCCACAACTACCGTCGCGCCTGATGCAGAGACAGCCGATGCTTTGGCGACAACCGTATTTATTATGGGACCGGAAAAAGGATCTGAATTTATTGAAAAACATTTCCCAAACTGCTCGGCCATGTGGGTTCTGCCGAATATGACTATTGTGAGCACAAAAAACTTTCCCACTATTAAAGAACAAAAATAA
- a CDS encoding TetR/AcrR family transcriptional regulator, with the protein MSKKERILLAAQEQFGEHGYTATTLKMVADHAGVASGLVSHYYGNKDNLFLESGRELIDQMLNILTDKAKEGKNGLEALGIFVQAYFDFTMANRTTFPTLLRSSPFSDEYPHLDRTHIADKFKQLIDRIEEYIGQGIEDGSIREVPLPHTSYLVYGNIVGAVRTEFLTPFQIDNLFKEACQFIIRSLAKT; encoded by the coding sequence ATGAGCAAAAAAGAAAGAATCCTGCTGGCCGCACAAGAGCAATTCGGTGAACACGGCTATACTGCAACCACACTGAAAATGGTTGCCGACCATGCTGGAGTGGCTTCAGGACTTGTATCGCACTACTACGGGAACAAGGACAATCTGTTTCTCGAATCAGGACGAGAACTGATCGACCAGATGCTGAATATCCTGACTGATAAAGCAAAAGAGGGGAAAAACGGTCTGGAAGCATTAGGAATTTTCGTACAGGCGTACTTTGATTTCACAATGGCCAACCGGACAACCTTCCCGACACTTCTGCGCAGCTCTCCTTTCAGTGACGAATATCCGCACCTCGACCGCACGCACATTGCAGACAAATTCAAACAGTTAATAGACCGTATCGAAGAATACATAGGTCAAGGCATAGAAGACGGATCCATCCGGGAAGTGCCACTGCCACATACATCATATCTGGTTTACGGTAATATAGTCGGCGCAGTACGCACCGAATTCCTGACCCCCTTCCAGATCGACAATCTTTTCAAAGAAGCATGCCAATTCATAATCAGAAGCTTAGCCAAAACCTAA